A stretch of DNA from Chloroflexota bacterium:
GCCAGAATACGGAATGGGTGAATACGGACATTCTCAAGGCGATGCGGGGCGAGCTGCCGGTACACATCTTCAACCAGGACGCGATCCCACGATGGCTCGAGCGATTCGGAGGGAAGCCGGTGACCGACGCCTGAATTCCAGGCCCACCGCGGGTCAGGGACGCGGTGGGAGGCTCTCCACCGCCGGGTTCACCCGGCGAAGGGACTCGCGGGCGACGAACGTGATCAGCAGACCGGACACGAGCTGCAGCGGCACGAACACCCAGAAAGCCGCTGACGGGCTCACGGCGTCTGCGATAGTCCCCGCGGCGGCCGGACCCAGAACGGAGCCGATATCGCCGAAAAGCCGGCGCAACGCCTGGAGACGCGCTCGCGCGTGCTCTGGAATAACGTCGTACGTGTAGGTCGCCATCGAGCCGAGCGCAAGCCCCGACGACACACCGCACAGGACGGCCAACGCCGACAGAGACGCGGCGCCTGTCGCCAGGGGAAAGGCCAAGAATACCGCGGTCGCCAGGTAGGCGCTCGGCATGACGACGGCCTTCCGCCCCCGCGTATCGAGCAGCATGCCCGTGGGCGCGATCATCAACATATTGGCCAGGCCGTACACGCCGAACCAGCTTCCGATCTCCGTGGACGTATGGCCGAGCTGAAATCCGACGTAGAGTGGGATGAGGCTGGTGATCAACGTACCCCGCATCATCGCAACAAACGTGTTGATCACCAGCACGACGTACGTGGTCCGAAAATACGGGTCCACCTCGCTGAGCCGGCCAATGGCCGCCATGCGCTGATCCCCGGCCGGCCGAGCGCGCGAAGTCTCCGGTATGTGGATCGTCGCGGCAAAGGTGAAGCAGGCGATGAGCGCATAGGCCCAGAACACAGCCCGGAACCCGACCGCGTCGGTGACGATTCCACCAAGCACGGGGCCGATCGCGATGCCTACCGAGTTCATGCCATGAAATCCGCTGATCATGCGGCCGCGCTGCTCCGGTCGGACGACGTCGACAACGGTCACCTCCCGCGCGACCTGCCAGGCAGCGACGCCCAATCCCGCGAAGAACTGGGCGCCGAGCAGCACGGCGAACGACGGAGCGATGGCGGTCAGCGCCGAAGCGGCGGCCACGATGATGGGACCCGCGAGGAGGATCGGCCGCCGCCCGTAGCGGTCGAGGAGGTGCCCGGCCGGGATTCCGGCGATGACCCGTCCCAGCATGCCCGCCGTAACGAGCTGCGCGGCCAGACCCGGCGACACGTCGAACGCGCCGGCGAGCTTTGGGATCGTGGGTACGACCATACCCTGCCCGAGGCTCATGACCATGGCCGGCGCGTAGAGGCTGATGAGCAGCCGAGTCGTGTCGCTCAGGCGGATGTGTCGAACCACGCGATTCAGTGCCAGCCGTCGGTCACGGGGCCGGTGCCTCGGTCGCGAACGGGAAATCCACGGTTGAGCAAGGCCGTCCTCTGTGTCTGCGCGCACAGGGGACAACGCGAGACGGCATCCGCTGCTCCCAAGGGGAATGCCCGGGATTGTACG
This window harbors:
- a CDS encoding MFS transporter — protein: MVRHIRLSDTTRLLISLYAPAMVMSLGQGMVVPTIPKLAGAFDVSPGLAAQLVTAGMLGRVIAGIPAGHLLDRYGRRPILLAGPIIVAAASALTAIAPSFAVLLGAQFFAGLGVAAWQVAREVTVVDVVRPEQRGRMISGFHGMNSVGIAIGPVLGGIVTDAVGFRAVFWAYALIACFTFAATIHIPETSRARPAGDQRMAAIGRLSEVDPYFRTTYVVLVINTFVAMMRGTLITSLIPLYVGFQLGHTSTEIGSWFGVYGLANMLMIAPTGMLLDTRGRKAVVMPSAYLATAVFLAFPLATGAASLSALAVLCGVSSGLALGSMATYTYDVIPEHARARLQALRRLFGDIGSVLGPAAAGTIADAVSPSAAFWVFVPLQLVSGLLITFVARESLRRVNPAVESLPPRP